A stretch of the Prochlorococcus marinus str. MIT 0918 genome encodes the following:
- a CDS encoding DEAD/DEAH box helicase, protein MTKKKSNEVLTSSSPDLDTNNGQSLEEADPKINTQLEINSKSSDEPINQKGFDNFGFSEGLVKTLANKGYEEPTPIQQAAIPELMLGRDLLGQAQTGTGKTAAFALPLLERIDEKEHHPQVLVLTPTRELAMQVAESFRAYAEGHPNIKILAVYGGSDFRSQVYSLKRGVEIIVGTPGRVMDHIRQETFRQTTLQCLVLDEADEMLRMGFIDDIEWILEQLPKERQMVFFSATMPPEIRRLSKRYLKDPAEITIKSRKKESQLIRQRYITIQNSYKLEALKRVLELSQGEGVIIFARTKAITLKLAESLEASKHNVAVLNGDVPQNLRERTVERLRQGGIDILVATDVAARGLDVERIGLVINYDMPFDSEAYVHRIGRTGRAGRTGNAILFISPRERSFLSNLERAVGQNIEKMEIPNNDTINKFRIQRIKNDLLQTATKDTLSNEDDNEINLLKTVVNEIESELSITPQNIALAAIQLSNRGSSLLINDDESWISQAERHRRSSERRDVRGKYRRRNESDHSATDRDKERFRVEVGYRDKVKPGNIVGAIANEAGINGRLIGRIQIFDNYSFVDLPKGMPTNIFKSLKKVKVMNKELNINRHK, encoded by the coding sequence ATGACTAAAAAGAAATCAAACGAGGTTTTAACTTCATCTTCTCCTGATCTAGATACCAACAATGGTCAATCATTAGAAGAAGCAGATCCTAAAATAAATACTCAATTGGAAATAAATTCCAAATCTTCTGATGAGCCGATAAATCAAAAAGGTTTTGATAACTTTGGGTTTAGCGAAGGTCTTGTAAAAACACTTGCAAACAAAGGTTATGAAGAACCTACTCCTATTCAACAAGCAGCTATTCCAGAGTTAATGCTTGGAAGAGATTTACTCGGACAAGCTCAAACAGGCACCGGGAAAACAGCTGCATTTGCATTGCCACTTCTTGAGAGAATTGATGAAAAAGAGCATCATCCTCAAGTTTTAGTATTAACACCTACTCGGGAACTTGCAATGCAAGTTGCAGAGTCTTTTCGAGCATACGCAGAAGGGCATCCCAATATAAAAATTCTAGCCGTCTACGGAGGTTCTGATTTTAGATCGCAAGTCTATTCTCTAAAAAGAGGAGTTGAAATCATTGTAGGAACTCCTGGTCGAGTAATGGATCATATCCGTCAGGAAACCTTTAGACAAACCACACTTCAGTGTCTTGTTCTAGATGAAGCTGATGAAATGCTCAGAATGGGATTTATAGATGATATTGAGTGGATTTTAGAACAATTACCAAAAGAGCGTCAGATGGTTTTCTTTTCTGCCACTATGCCACCTGAGATAAGAAGATTATCAAAAAGATACTTGAAAGATCCAGCTGAAATAACTATAAAATCACGCAAAAAAGAATCTCAACTAATTAGGCAACGGTATATAACAATTCAAAATAGCTATAAATTAGAAGCATTAAAAAGGGTTCTTGAGCTTAGTCAGGGAGAAGGAGTAATAATTTTCGCTCGTACAAAAGCTATAACACTCAAGCTAGCAGAAAGTCTTGAGGCTTCAAAGCATAATGTAGCCGTATTAAATGGAGATGTTCCACAAAACCTAAGAGAAAGAACTGTTGAAAGACTACGGCAAGGAGGAATAGATATTCTTGTTGCAACAGATGTTGCTGCTCGTGGTCTAGATGTAGAACGGATAGGTCTAGTTATAAATTACGACATGCCTTTTGACTCCGAAGCATATGTTCATCGCATAGGTCGAACAGGAAGAGCAGGTAGAACTGGTAATGCCATTTTATTTATTAGCCCACGAGAAAGGTCCTTTCTCAGTAATTTAGAAAGAGCTGTTGGGCAAAATATTGAAAAAATGGAAATACCTAATAACGATACAATTAATAAATTTCGAATTCAGAGAATAAAAAATGACCTATTACAAACAGCTACAAAAGATACTCTCTCTAATGAAGATGATAATGAAATTAATCTTCTAAAAACTGTTGTTAATGAAATAGAGAGTGAGCTAAGTATAACTCCACAAAATATTGCATTGGCAGCTATACAACTTTCAAATAGAGGCTCTAGCTTATTAATTAATGATGATGAAAGCTGGATAAGTCAAGCTGAAAGACACCGCCGAAGCTCAGAGCGTCGTGATGTTCGAGGTAAATATCGTAGAAGAAACGAATCTGACCATTCAGCAACAGATAGAGATAAAGAAAGGTTCAGAGTAGAAGTTGGTTATAGAGATAAGGTAAAGCCAGGTAATATAGTTGGTGCAATTGCTAATGAAGCAGGTATAAATGGACGGCTCATTGGACGAATACAGATTTTTGATAACTATAGCTTTGTAGACCTACCAAAAGGTATGCCAACCAACATTTTTAAAAGCCTTAAAAAAGTAAAAGTTATGAACAAAGAATTAAATATAAACCGTCATAAATAA